From Streptomyces sp. HUAS MG91, the proteins below share one genomic window:
- a CDS encoding cytochrome P450, which translates to MTITTRPTMDFDHLSEHYRHNWVRMAADLHAGPQPIAWTEHHGGYWVVGSWDAVNQIGQDWETFTSFNDIEGTGNGGRGQLIPPNAYRLDLGESDPPLHTERRRLEVPFFTPKALRRWRPIARQYAIEALNEIIESGTCDLVRDVIIPTTARTTLYVTGYEGDNWEDTVAVAHRSMLPPDHTDFPMQELGRMRESFRDHLTQRRAEPNGDLISALATGTVQDRELSQDEGESMMNALVFGGFDTTTATIVSALLLLDEHPEHRERLVEDERFRKNLVEEVLRLCPPPSGMARTAVRDVELLGQRISKGESVFMWLAAANRDPGKFPSPDTFDPDRDNAGDNVAFSTGHHRCLGSPLAKAEVSDFLELVCRELPDLSIDRDSIVQQPAQGGENGYQHMRVTFRPGKPLDLEK; encoded by the coding sequence ATGACGATCACCACACGGCCGACAATGGACTTCGACCATTTGTCGGAGCACTACCGCCACAACTGGGTGCGGATGGCGGCTGATCTGCACGCCGGTCCGCAGCCCATCGCCTGGACCGAGCACCACGGCGGCTACTGGGTCGTCGGGTCGTGGGACGCCGTCAACCAGATCGGCCAGGACTGGGAGACGTTCACGTCGTTCAACGACATCGAGGGCACCGGCAACGGTGGCCGCGGACAGCTCATCCCGCCGAACGCCTACCGTCTGGACCTGGGCGAGTCGGACCCGCCGCTGCACACCGAGCGGCGACGCCTCGAGGTCCCGTTCTTCACCCCGAAGGCTCTGCGCCGGTGGCGTCCGATCGCGCGGCAGTACGCCATCGAGGCACTGAACGAGATCATCGAGTCCGGGACGTGCGACCTGGTCCGCGACGTCATCATCCCGACGACGGCACGCACGACTCTGTACGTCACTGGCTATGAGGGCGACAACTGGGAGGACACGGTCGCCGTCGCCCACCGCTCGATGCTGCCGCCGGACCACACCGACTTCCCGATGCAGGAACTCGGGCGGATGCGCGAGAGCTTCCGCGACCACCTCACACAGCGCCGCGCAGAGCCGAACGGCGACCTCATCTCCGCACTCGCGACCGGAACCGTACAGGACCGCGAGCTGTCCCAGGACGAGGGCGAGAGCATGATGAATGCCCTCGTCTTCGGCGGTTTCGACACCACGACGGCGACGATCGTCAGCGCGCTCCTCCTGCTCGACGAGCACCCCGAACACCGTGAGCGGCTGGTCGAGGACGAGCGGTTCCGCAAGAACCTCGTGGAAGAGGTACTCCGCCTGTGCCCGCCGCCGTCCGGCATGGCCCGCACCGCGGTACGTGACGTCGAACTCCTCGGCCAGCGGATCAGCAAGGGCGAGTCGGTCTTCATGTGGCTGGCCGCCGCCAACCGCGACCCCGGCAAGTTCCCGTCGCCGGACACCTTCGATCCCGACCGGGACAACGCCGGGGACAACGTCGCGTTCAGCACGGGGCACCACCGGTGCCTCGGCTCGCCGCTGGCAAAGGCCGAGGTCTCCGACTTCCTCGAGCTGGTCTGCCGTGAGCTTCCGGACCTCTCCA
- a CDS encoding alpha/beta hydrolase — MTSTFQHDKVLTALRTDPELTYLVRGWTATVRLRRGDTADDITIVDGNVTAFAPATDTEAQVLIAGTDEGWSKLLAGDPATTFALSAGGDDTLRVEADLFTQQAPYGRAVRRLVRVLRRVQGTPAAEVELREDPFAASDVAVGRYVRFEVEGVRYRVYYEEAGQGVPLLLQHTAGADSRQWRSVLADPELQKSYRMIAYDLPFHGRSLPPTFGARWWEEPYEPGRELIMKWVVAFKRALSLDKPLLLGVSVGGQLAADILAHHGEEFGGAVAMNGTYHNDIMASFDNSPFNDPRISREYFASLMYESTSPLAPEPLRRENEWIYASNGPGVYKGDNLYYSGEHDLRIDGHLIDTARTPLYAVVGEFDPVNGAPGGPQEIAEHIPGARFAVLPQLSHFAMSDDPVRFNAAIKPILDQVVADNRGADA; from the coding sequence ATGACCTCCACTTTCCAGCACGACAAGGTGCTGACCGCCCTCAGGACCGATCCCGAGCTGACCTATCTGGTGCGCGGCTGGACCGCCACTGTGCGGCTACGTCGCGGCGACACCGCCGACGACATCACCATCGTCGACGGGAACGTCACCGCGTTCGCCCCGGCGACCGACACCGAAGCGCAGGTGCTCATCGCCGGCACCGACGAAGGCTGGTCGAAGCTCCTCGCGGGCGACCCGGCGACCACGTTCGCCCTGAGCGCCGGCGGCGACGACACGCTGCGCGTGGAAGCCGACCTCTTCACCCAGCAGGCACCATACGGACGTGCCGTGCGCCGACTGGTGCGCGTGCTGCGCCGCGTGCAGGGCACTCCGGCCGCTGAAGTCGAGCTGCGGGAGGACCCGTTCGCCGCGTCCGACGTCGCCGTCGGACGCTACGTACGCTTCGAGGTCGAGGGTGTGCGGTACCGCGTGTACTACGAGGAGGCCGGGCAGGGTGTGCCGCTGCTGCTGCAGCACACGGCCGGTGCCGACTCGCGCCAGTGGCGCAGCGTCCTCGCCGATCCCGAACTGCAGAAGTCGTACCGGATGATCGCCTACGACCTGCCGTTCCACGGTCGCTCCCTGCCGCCGACCTTCGGTGCCCGCTGGTGGGAGGAGCCCTACGAGCCGGGCCGCGAGCTCATCATGAAGTGGGTCGTCGCGTTCAAGCGGGCCCTGAGCCTGGACAAGCCCCTCCTACTGGGGGTCTCGGTGGGAGGGCAGCTCGCAGCCGACATCCTCGCCCACCACGGCGAGGAGTTCGGCGGGGCCGTCGCGATGAACGGCACCTACCACAACGACATCATGGCGTCCTTCGACAACAGCCCCTTCAACGACCCGCGTATATCGCGCGAGTACTTCGCTTCCCTGATGTATGAGTCGACGTCGCCCCTGGCGCCGGAGCCCCTGCGCCGCGAGAACGAGTGGATCTACGCCAGTAACGGCCCCGGCGTGTACAAGGGCGACAACCTCTACTACTCCGGCGAGCACGACCTGCGGATCGACGGGCACTTGATCGACACGGCCCGGACGCCGCTCTATGCGGTGGTCGGCGAGTTCGACCCGGTCAACGGGGCGCCGGGCGGCCCCCAGGAGATCGCCGAGCACATTCCGGGTGCACGCTTCGCCGTACTCCCCCAGCTGAGCCACTTCGCGATGTCCGACGACCCGGTGCGGTTCAATGCCGCCATCAAGCCGATCCTCGACCAGGTCGTCGCGGACAACCGCGGAGCGGACGCGTGA
- a CDS encoding HtaA domain-containing protein, translating into MSGSTTGLLWSVKSSFLRYIATMADGRCSATDGADAVPSQDGGHGRFRFVLDSVEDKGTTVTARFRGDVRFSGHHGLLFVRLADPVLTFDASGNGVLSVAGADGPGYLPLARLTVTAAEAGRWRGTEVRLTDSGSDMFGGVYPQREPFDDLVLDLPTPVRLSSEPPPPSAGVRPTTAPSTRSNR; encoded by the coding sequence GTGAGCGGCTCGACTACGGGACTGCTGTGGAGCGTCAAGAGCAGCTTTCTTCGCTACATCGCGACGATGGCGGACGGCCGCTGCTCCGCTACCGACGGAGCCGATGCTGTGCCCTCCCAGGACGGCGGGCACGGCCGGTTCCGGTTCGTCCTCGACAGCGTCGAGGACAAAGGCACCACGGTGACGGCGCGTTTCCGCGGCGACGTCCGCTTCAGCGGACATCACGGACTGCTGTTCGTGCGTCTCGCCGACCCGGTCCTCACCTTCGACGCCTCCGGCAACGGAGTGCTCTCGGTGGCCGGTGCCGACGGGCCGGGGTATCTGCCGCTGGCGCGGCTCACCGTGACCGCCGCCGAGGCCGGCCGGTGGCGCGGTACCGAGGTCCGGCTCACCGACTCCGGATCCGACATGTTCGGCGGCGTCTACCCGCAGCGGGAACCGTTCGACGATCTCGTCCTCGACCTTCCGACACCTGTCCGCCTCTCCTCCGAGCCACCACCACCGTCCGCCGGCGTCCGGCCCACTACGGCCCCATCGACAAGGAGCAACCGATGA
- a CDS encoding FAD-dependent oxidoreductase, translating to MSPVPTSAGILVVGASQAGVQLAATLRERGFDGQVTLLGAENHPPYQRPPLSKKALQEGFTAESLHFRTTSFYEDQAITLALGHRVVRIDRGPDGSGIAWTDTEQGFAFDRLALTVGARPRRLPLPGAELAGVLALRSLDDAAHLGKRLRDAERVVVVGGGFIGLEVAASARLLGRDVAVVLADDRLMARAVGPLTSDLFLAAHRRRDVEVHLASRPTRFIGDGAGAVHAVELDDGQVLAADLVVVGVGAAPRTEVAEAMGLTVDDGVVVDERCLTSDGFTVAAGDCVRCPTPIGARGPAQVRFESVSTAIEQARVAAATLLGGRDTYRAVPWFWSDQGTLKLQVAGLPDGHDRTVVRGSAEEEKFSALYYRGDTLVAAECVNRPADFMAVRAALNAGLTIDASGAADPATPLKTLRREVRSADEGAPA from the coding sequence GGAGCCGAGAACCACCCGCCTTACCAGCGGCCCCCGCTCTCCAAGAAGGCGCTACAGGAAGGCTTCACAGCTGAGTCACTGCACTTCCGCACCACGTCGTTCTACGAGGACCAGGCGATCACGCTCGCTCTCGGCCACCGCGTAGTGCGGATCGATCGCGGCCCGGACGGCTCGGGCATCGCGTGGACCGACACGGAGCAGGGCTTCGCGTTCGACCGTCTGGCATTGACCGTCGGCGCCAGGCCTCGCCGACTGCCCTTGCCGGGTGCCGAGTTGGCCGGCGTTCTGGCCTTGCGCTCCCTGGACGACGCGGCGCATCTCGGCAAGCGGCTTCGGGACGCGGAGCGAGTGGTGGTGGTCGGCGGAGGCTTCATCGGGTTGGAGGTGGCCGCGAGTGCGCGACTGCTGGGACGCGACGTAGCAGTGGTGCTCGCCGACGACCGGCTGATGGCACGCGCCGTCGGTCCGCTGACGAGCGACCTGTTCCTTGCCGCGCACCGTAGGCGCGACGTGGAGGTGCACCTCGCGTCCCGCCCGACCCGGTTCATCGGCGACGGGGCCGGAGCGGTCCATGCCGTCGAGCTCGATGACGGCCAGGTCCTCGCCGCCGATCTGGTCGTCGTCGGCGTCGGCGCGGCGCCCAGGACCGAGGTGGCCGAGGCCATGGGACTGACGGTCGACGACGGCGTCGTCGTCGACGAACGTTGCCTTACCTCCGACGGCTTCACCGTGGCGGCGGGGGACTGCGTGCGGTGCCCCACGCCCATCGGCGCACGAGGTCCGGCTCAGGTGCGCTTCGAGTCGGTCAGCACCGCGATCGAACAGGCGAGGGTCGCAGCAGCCACGTTGCTGGGCGGTAGGGACACCTACCGTGCCGTGCCGTGGTTCTGGTCCGACCAGGGCACGTTGAAGCTGCAGGTGGCCGGACTCCCCGACGGCCACGACCGCACGGTGGTGCGCGGGTCGGCCGAGGAGGAGAAGTTCTCGGCATTGTACTACCGCGGTGACACTCTGGTCGCCGCCGAGTGCGTGAACAGGCCGGCCGACTTCATGGCGGTACGAGCGGCGCTCAACGCCGGGCTCACCATCGACGCCTCAGGAGCGGCCGATCCGGCGACTCCGCTGAAGACCCTGCGCCGCGAGGTGCGTTCGGCCGACGAGGGAGCACCGGCATGA